One genomic segment of Ricinus communis isolate WT05 ecotype wild-type chromosome 5, ASM1957865v1, whole genome shotgun sequence includes these proteins:
- the LOC8280539 gene encoding probable LRR receptor-like serine/threonine-protein kinase At1g07650 isoform X1, whose amino-acid sequence MQELISMVKHIRCLLSWYTTNICIFILMITLRVPVSQPLEVTCTLDLSFSLPDYYVSNCIEGGWGGFLSKNCCGSTFHAYLHSLGRRANRTGFIYLDSDEQRSCLDEMGKYEAEDFSCGIDKLTSGGGGCSDFSVANVTRRLGGKLKRLTENCKFEDSDKESDQSCRSCVSSWQDIKGHHSSSNANICRFAVLVALTSTRIDDNSYINRVYRCLANQNNDTESAETAVKSKPKISTGIWILIGCLFAATAMIITIAANIVSRRRLKSKVPLEKNAFKNLQLENSRCPKFPLREVYLATNNLSDENLIGEGTAGKVYKGVLSNSQHVAIKHIINDGNRETVVREVTSLSHVRHPNLVALLGCCIREDECFILYELCPNGNLSQWIFGKDKILSWIQRLQIAIDSARALCFLHTYSEGCIVHRDIKPTNILLGQNFEAKLSDFGLSKVISQGETYASSEVRGTFGYVDPEYQSNRQVNSSGDVYSFGIVLLQILSGKKVINMNLKKPMPIDKMAKALTRGGSIIEFADPKLDGEYSAEAFVLIFKLALSCTALKQLRPSMEQVVIKLEEALVVSTRARASTPETTPNRFSIPQ is encoded by the exons aTGCAAGAACTGATTTCAATGGTTAAACATATCAGGTGTCTTCTCAGTTGGTACACTACTAATATATGCATATTCATTCTCATGATCACACTCAGAGTTCCAGTTTCTCAGCCTCTTGAGGTTACTTGCACCCTTGATTTGTCATTTTCATTACCTGATTATTACGTCTCCAATTGTATAGAAGGAGGTTGGGGTGGGTTCCTATCAAAAAATTGCTGCGGATCAACATTTCATGCCTACCTCCATTCGCTGGGCCGGAGAGCGAATCGTACAGGTTTTATATACCTAGATTCTGATGAGCAAAGGAGTTGTTTAGATGAGATGGGGAAATATGAAGCTGAAGATTTCAGTTGTGGGATTGACAAGCTGACGAGTGGAGGTGGAGGCTGTTCTGACTTTTCTGTTGCCAACGTTACTCGTAGATTGGGAGGGAAACTGAAAAGATTGACAGAAAACTGTAAGTTCGAGGATTCTGATAAAGAATCTGATCAATCATGCCGTTCCTGTGTGAGCAGTTGGCAGGACATAAAAGGACACCATTCCAGCAGCAATGCTAATATTTGTAGGTTTGCTGTGCTGGTTGCACTAACAAGTACTAGGATTGACGACAACTCTTACATCAATAGAGTTTACAGATGCCTTGCGAATCAAAATAATGACACTG AATCAGCAGAAACAGCAGTCAAAAGCAAGCCCAAAATTAGCACAG GTATCTGGATTTTAATTGGGTGCCTTTTCGCGGCTACAGCGATGATAATAACTATTGCCGCAAACATTGTGTCCAGAAGACGTCTTAAATCAAAAGTTCCATTGGAAAAGAATG CATTTAAGAACCTGCAACTAGAGAATTCTCGCTGCCCGAAGTTTCCACTGAGAGAAGTTTATTTAGCTACCAATAATCTAAGTGACGAGAATCTCATTGGTGAAGGAACTGCAG GAAAGGTATATAAAGGTGTGCTATCAAATAGTCAGCATGTTGCAATCAAGCACATCATCAATGATGGAAATAGAGAAACTGTCGTCAGGGAAGTTACAAGCTTATCACATGTGAGACACCCAAACCTTGTCGCTTTACTGGGATGCTGTATAAGAGAAGATGAGTGCTTTATTCTCTATGAGCTGTGCCCCAATGGCAATCTGTCTCAGTGGATTTTTG GGAAGGATAAGATTTTATCTTGGATCCAACGGCTTCAGATTGCGATTGATAGTGCTCGAGCTCTTTGCTTTCTGCATACATACTCAGAAGGCTGCATTGTTCACCGTGATATCAAG CCAACAAACATTCTCCTAGGACAAAATTTTGAAGCAAAGCTCTCAGACTTTGGGTTGTCCAAGGTTATCAGCCAGGGAGAGACCTATGCAAGCTCAGAAGTAAGAGGAACATTTGGATATGTTGATCCTGAGTACCAAAGTAACCGCCAAGTCAATTCATCAGGGGATGTCTACAGCTTTGGAATAGTACTTCTACAGATCCTCTCAGGAAAAAAGGTTATCAATATGAATCTGAAGAAACCAATGCCAATAGATAAAATG GCAAAAGCCCTGACGAGAGGTGGCAGCATAATAGAATTTGCTGATCCTAAGCTGGATGGTGAGTACTCAGCAGAAGCTTTTGTTCTCATATTTAAGCTCGCATTGTCATGCACGGCACTCAAGCAGCTAAGGCCATCCATGGAGCAAGttgttataaaattagagGAAGCCCTCGTGGTATCAACGAGGGCAAGAGCCTCTACTCCTGAAACTACACCAAACCGATTTTCAATCccacaataa
- the LOC8280539 gene encoding probable receptor-like protein kinase At3g17420 isoform X2 — translation MSFLEGGWGGFLSKNCCGSTFHAYLHSLGRRANRTGFIYLDSDEQRSCLDEMGKYEAEDFSCGIDKLTSGGGGCSDFSVANVTRRLGGKLKRLTENCKFEDSDKESDQSCRSCVSSWQDIKGHHSSSNANICRFAVLVALTSTRIDDNSYINRVYRCLANQNNDTESAETAVKSKPKISTGIWILIGCLFAATAMIITIAANIVSRRRLKSKVPLEKNAFKNLQLENSRCPKFPLREVYLATNNLSDENLIGEGTAGKVYKGVLSNSQHVAIKHIINDGNRETVVREVTSLSHVRHPNLVALLGCCIREDECFILYELCPNGNLSQWIFGKDKILSWIQRLQIAIDSARALCFLHTYSEGCIVHRDIKPTNILLGQNFEAKLSDFGLSKVISQGETYASSEVRGTFGYVDPEYQSNRQVNSSGDVYSFGIVLLQILSGKKVINMNLKKPMPIDKMAKALTRGGSIIEFADPKLDGEYSAEAFVLIFKLALSCTALKQLRPSMEQVVIKLEEALVVSTRARASTPETTPNRFSIPQ, via the exons ATGAGTTTTCTTG AAGGAGGTTGGGGTGGGTTCCTATCAAAAAATTGCTGCGGATCAACATTTCATGCCTACCTCCATTCGCTGGGCCGGAGAGCGAATCGTACAGGTTTTATATACCTAGATTCTGATGAGCAAAGGAGTTGTTTAGATGAGATGGGGAAATATGAAGCTGAAGATTTCAGTTGTGGGATTGACAAGCTGACGAGTGGAGGTGGAGGCTGTTCTGACTTTTCTGTTGCCAACGTTACTCGTAGATTGGGAGGGAAACTGAAAAGATTGACAGAAAACTGTAAGTTCGAGGATTCTGATAAAGAATCTGATCAATCATGCCGTTCCTGTGTGAGCAGTTGGCAGGACATAAAAGGACACCATTCCAGCAGCAATGCTAATATTTGTAGGTTTGCTGTGCTGGTTGCACTAACAAGTACTAGGATTGACGACAACTCTTACATCAATAGAGTTTACAGATGCCTTGCGAATCAAAATAATGACACTG AATCAGCAGAAACAGCAGTCAAAAGCAAGCCCAAAATTAGCACAG GTATCTGGATTTTAATTGGGTGCCTTTTCGCGGCTACAGCGATGATAATAACTATTGCCGCAAACATTGTGTCCAGAAGACGTCTTAAATCAAAAGTTCCATTGGAAAAGAATG CATTTAAGAACCTGCAACTAGAGAATTCTCGCTGCCCGAAGTTTCCACTGAGAGAAGTTTATTTAGCTACCAATAATCTAAGTGACGAGAATCTCATTGGTGAAGGAACTGCAG GAAAGGTATATAAAGGTGTGCTATCAAATAGTCAGCATGTTGCAATCAAGCACATCATCAATGATGGAAATAGAGAAACTGTCGTCAGGGAAGTTACAAGCTTATCACATGTGAGACACCCAAACCTTGTCGCTTTACTGGGATGCTGTATAAGAGAAGATGAGTGCTTTATTCTCTATGAGCTGTGCCCCAATGGCAATCTGTCTCAGTGGATTTTTG GGAAGGATAAGATTTTATCTTGGATCCAACGGCTTCAGATTGCGATTGATAGTGCTCGAGCTCTTTGCTTTCTGCATACATACTCAGAAGGCTGCATTGTTCACCGTGATATCAAG CCAACAAACATTCTCCTAGGACAAAATTTTGAAGCAAAGCTCTCAGACTTTGGGTTGTCCAAGGTTATCAGCCAGGGAGAGACCTATGCAAGCTCAGAAGTAAGAGGAACATTTGGATATGTTGATCCTGAGTACCAAAGTAACCGCCAAGTCAATTCATCAGGGGATGTCTACAGCTTTGGAATAGTACTTCTACAGATCCTCTCAGGAAAAAAGGTTATCAATATGAATCTGAAGAAACCAATGCCAATAGATAAAATG GCAAAAGCCCTGACGAGAGGTGGCAGCATAATAGAATTTGCTGATCCTAAGCTGGATGGTGAGTACTCAGCAGAAGCTTTTGTTCTCATATTTAAGCTCGCATTGTCATGCACGGCACTCAAGCAGCTAAGGCCATCCATGGAGCAAGttgttataaaattagagGAAGCCCTCGTGGTATCAACGAGGGCAAGAGCCTCTACTCCTGAAACTACACCAAACCGATTTTCAATCccacaataa
- the LOC8280538 gene encoding protein DSS1 HOMOLOG ON CHROMOSOME V: MDKEPKAATEDPKVDLFEDDDEFEEFDIDQEWDDKEEGKEIAQQWEDDWDDDDVNDDFSLQLRKELENNSEKS, translated from the exons ATGGATAAGGAACCTAAAGCAGCTACTGAGGATCCGAAAGTTGACTTGTTTGAAGACGACGATGAGTTTGAAGAATTTGATATCGATCAAG AGTGGGATGAcaaggaagaaggaaaagaaatagcTCAACAATGGGAAGATGATTGGGACGACGATGATGTGAATGATGACTTCTCTCTGCAACTTAGGAAAGAACTTGAAAACAACTCAGAGAAGAGCTGA